In one Cloacibacillus porcorum genomic region, the following are encoded:
- a CDS encoding GntR family transcriptional regulator — protein MAIKLDAELDIAPSSTLRAEVANLLRKQILDGDIPSGERLIETEIADQLGVSRMPVREALRMLESEGLINQIPRKGLIVAEYTENDIREYYTIREALEVCAIKIVIDKISKEELEELKMYCRKAEEAHTAGDIEMVCRWTAKFNERIYDSCEMPRLKEQIKTTQKYLRTFRFTSFKEASRTEQALKEHAEIIRLVEKKDYEGAAHATSVHLRDAMRAYLKLWKQRKGRI, from the coding sequence GTGGCAATAAAACTGGATGCGGAGCTGGATATAGCGCCAAGCAGCACCCTGAGGGCGGAGGTCGCCAATCTGCTGCGCAAGCAGATACTCGACGGAGACATCCCCAGCGGCGAGCGGCTGATAGAGACGGAGATAGCCGACCAGCTTGGCGTGAGCCGCATGCCCGTACGCGAAGCGCTGAGAATGCTTGAGAGCGAGGGGCTCATCAACCAGATACCGCGCAAGGGACTTATCGTCGCCGAATATACGGAAAACGACATCCGCGAATACTATACGATACGCGAAGCGCTCGAGGTCTGCGCGATAAAGATAGTGATCGATAAAATCTCAAAAGAAGAGCTCGAAGAGCTTAAGATGTACTGCCGCAAGGCCGAAGAGGCCCATACCGCGGGCGACATCGAGATGGTCTGCCGCTGGACGGCGAAGTTCAACGAACGCATCTATGACAGCTGCGAGATGCCGCGGCTCAAGGAACAGATAAAAACAACGCAGAAGTATCTGCGCACCTTCCGCTTCACCTCTTTTAAGGAGGCCTCGCGTACCGAACAGGCGCTTAAAGAACATGCCGAGATAATCCGCCTCGTGGAGAAAAAAGACTACGAAGGCGCGGCGCACGCCACCTCCGTACACCTGCGCGATGCGATGCGCGCCTATCTCAAGCTTTGGAAACAGAGAAAGGGACGCATATAG
- a CDS encoding tripartite tricarboxylate transporter substrate binding protein, with translation MKRSALVSALAALFITAFVFTAAAADYPSRPFEFLAPAGAGGGWDTTIRMVGKTLGDLKIISQPMPVTNKPGGGGAVNLAYMQKKKGNPYTITVYSPPILLINLTGQTKLGYKNLTPIAMLINDFGAYAVPKNSKFNSMKDVIEAIKKDPKSVKVGGTSSAGSMDHLQFLQAARAAGVKNLKEIPYISLQEGSMASLMGGHIDLLSTGMAETVGALEAGDIKVLAVSSPTRIKSGPLSKVPTLKESGIDTVFINWRGIFGTPGMGNAERDYMTNALKKMSESKEWKDICLKNGWEAVYMNADEFTKFLDKTNEEYKVILGEIGFLKQ, from the coding sequence ATGAAGCGTTCAGCATTAGTATCGGCTCTGGCAGCATTGTTTATTACCGCGTTTGTATTTACCGCGGCGGCGGCGGATTATCCGTCGAGACCCTTTGAGTTTCTTGCCCCGGCCGGCGCCGGCGGCGGCTGGGATACGACGATAAGAATGGTAGGCAAGACGCTCGGCGACTTGAAGATCATCTCCCAGCCGATGCCTGTCACCAACAAGCCCGGCGGCGGCGGCGCGGTCAACCTCGCCTATATGCAGAAGAAGAAGGGCAATCCATACACGATTACCGTCTATTCGCCGCCCATCCTTCTCATCAACCTCACAGGACAGACGAAGCTTGGTTATAAGAACCTGACCCCCATCGCGATGCTGATCAACGATTTCGGAGCTTACGCTGTGCCGAAGAATTCAAAGTTCAACAGCATGAAGGATGTTATTGAGGCAATCAAGAAGGACCCCAAGAGCGTCAAGGTCGGCGGTACGAGCTCGGCGGGCAGCATGGACCATCTGCAGTTCCTGCAGGCGGCGCGCGCCGCGGGCGTAAAGAATCTCAAGGAGATCCCCTATATCTCACTTCAGGAGGGAAGCATGGCCTCGCTGATGGGCGGCCATATCGATCTTCTCTCGACCGGCATGGCGGAGACGGTGGGCGCGCTCGAGGCCGGAGACATCAAGGTACTCGCGGTGAGTTCGCCCACGCGCATCAAGTCCGGCCCGCTCAGCAAGGTGCCGACTCTTAAAGAGAGCGGAATCGACACGGTGTTCATCAACTGGCGCGGGATTTTCGGCACCCCTGGTATGGGCAATGCGGAGCGCGACTATATGACAAACGCGCTGAAGAAGATGTCGGAGAGCAAGGAATGGAAAGATATCTGCCTTAAGAACGGCTGGGAGGCGGTCTATATGAACGCCGATGAATTTACGAAATTCCTTGACAAGACCAATGAAGAGTATAAGGTCATCCTTGGAGAGATCGGTTTCTTAAAACAGTAG
- a CDS encoding tripartite tricarboxylate transporter TctB family protein: MNADIIVGLFSVVFSIAYVVAAWLLPAASIGDPMAPKYFPLVVGTMGTIFSLMLLYRGAKRGHVAKAGKTPDQGHWVLIGGLIVCCLAYAAILETAGFLVSTPLFLGAMLFLINGVRGWKVNVLTALCFSFGIWYVFDRIFQITLP, translated from the coding sequence ATGAATGCGGATATTATCGTCGGCCTTTTTTCTGTCGTCTTCAGCATCGCCTATGTGGTTGCGGCCTGGCTGCTGCCCGCCGCGTCGATAGGCGACCCGATGGCGCCGAAGTATTTCCCCTTGGTCGTCGGCACGATGGGGACTATTTTTTCGTTGATGCTTTTATATCGCGGCGCCAAGCGCGGCCATGTCGCAAAGGCGGGCAAAACGCCCGACCAGGGCCATTGGGTGCTGATCGGCGGCCTCATAGTCTGCTGTCTCGCCTATGCGGCGATCCTTGAGACGGCCGGTTTCCTTGTCAGCACGCCGCTCTTTCTCGGGGCGATGCTCTTTCTGATAAACGGTGTCAGGGGCTGGAAGGTCAATGTTTTAACGGCGCTCTGTTTTTCTTTCGGTATCTGGTATGTCTTTGACAGAATATTTCAGATCACGCTGCCCTAG
- a CDS encoding tripartite tricarboxylate transporter permease: METINLLLSGFVNALTPLNLVWLFAGSTLGTVLGMLPGLGPTTGIALLMPLTFTMAPDTALVTMCAIYYGAMFGGSRSSILLNVPGDGAAVASCFDGYPMSTSGHAEEALAISAIASFIGGLIATVAFVAVAVPVARFALKFGPPEYFMLMCFALAATAAISKEAMLKGLLSMCLGLMIATVGIDPQSGAIRFTFGVTALQTGIDFVVVIIGVYGLGEVFHNMDHIRSETAVKVQSKFGRIWVSMAQFKRCWWPMIRQTPIGFIIGVLPGAGATIAALMAYNNEKQLSKNPENFGKGEIVGLAAPEAANNACSVGALIPMMTLGVPGSGTTAVMLGALMILGLQPGPLLFQQHADIAWTVIASMFLGNVVCAFINIPLASVLVRVLSVPTKILYPLIMAMALIGVYTINFSVVDFVLLVIFGLVGYFMKKYKVPTSPLILAVVVGVSMEQSFRQSMMLSDGDVSILFRSPICWVLFFLTIFSIIWPFISEWRKKKKAAA, from the coding sequence ATGGAAACTATAAATTTGCTGTTATCAGGTTTTGTCAACGCGCTTACCCCGCTCAACCTAGTTTGGCTCTTCGCCGGTTCCACGCTGGGTACGGTACTGGGAATGCTTCCCGGCCTGGGGCCGACCACCGGCATCGCCCTTCTGATGCCGCTCACCTTCACGATGGCTCCCGATACGGCCCTGGTCACGATGTGCGCCATATACTACGGCGCGATGTTCGGCGGTTCACGCAGCTCCATCCTGCTGAATGTCCCAGGAGACGGCGCCGCCGTCGCCTCTTGCTTCGACGGCTACCCGATGTCCACCTCCGGCCATGCCGAGGAGGCGCTGGCGATATCGGCGATCGCCTCATTTATCGGAGGTCTGATCGCGACCGTCGCCTTTGTGGCGGTCGCCGTCCCCGTCGCGCGCTTCGCGCTTAAATTCGGGCCGCCGGAGTATTTTATGCTGATGTGTTTCGCTCTTGCCGCGACCGCCGCGATATCTAAGGAGGCGATGCTCAAGGGGCTGCTTTCGATGTGCCTCGGGCTGATGATTGCCACGGTCGGTATTGACCCGCAGTCCGGCGCCATCCGCTTTACCTTCGGAGTCACGGCGCTGCAGACGGGAATAGATTTCGTCGTCGTCATCATCGGCGTCTATGGGCTTGGGGAGGTATTCCATAACATGGACCATATTCGCTCCGAGACGGCGGTCAAGGTGCAGTCCAAGTTCGGCCGGATCTGGGTGTCGATGGCGCAGTTCAAGCGCTGCTGGTGGCCGATGATCCGCCAGACCCCAATCGGCTTTATCATCGGGGTGCTGCCGGGCGCGGGCGCGACGATCGCCGCGCTGATGGCCTATAACAATGAGAAACAGCTCTCTAAAAATCCGGAGAACTTCGGCAAGGGAGAGATAGTCGGGCTGGCCGCGCCGGAGGCGGCGAACAACGCCTGTTCCGTCGGCGCGCTGATTCCGATGATGACCTTAGGCGTTCCCGGTTCTGGGACGACGGCGGTTATGCTCGGCGCGCTGATGATCCTCGGGCTTCAGCCGGGGCCGCTGCTCTTCCAGCAGCACGCGGATATCGCCTGGACGGTCATCGCCAGTATGTTCCTGGGCAACGTCGTCTGCGCCTTCATCAACATCCCGCTGGCGAGCGTGCTCGTGCGAGTCCTCTCCGTGCCGACAAAAATACTCTATCCGCTGATCATGGCGATGGCGCTTATCGGCGTCTATACGATCAATTTCAGTGTCGTTGACTTCGTACTGCTTGTAATATTCGGCCTCGTGGGATATTTCATGAAGAAATACAAGGTGCCCACCTCGCCGCTGATACTCGCGGTCGTCGTCGGCGTCTCGATGGAGCAGTCCTTCCGGCAGTCGATGATGCTCTCCGACGGAGACGTTTCGATTCTTTTCCGTTCGCCGATATGCTGGGTCCTCTTCTTCCTGACGATCTTCTCGATCATATGGCCCTTCATCAGCGAATGGCGGAAAAAGAAAAAGGCGGCGGCTTAG
- a CDS encoding citrate lyase ACP produces the protein MLLLHTANAGTLESSDCFVTVAPNDDFVLDYRGANSAVFAKRTERLVRGMLAEHAVGGAKITIQDQGAIEITIKARLETALLRASREE, from the coding sequence TTGTTACTGCTTCACACGGCAAACGCCGGAACGTTGGAGTCCTCCGACTGTTTTGTGACGGTTGCTCCGAACGATGACTTTGTTCTCGACTACAGAGGCGCGAACAGCGCCGTATTTGCCAAAAGGACAGAGCGGCTTGTGCGCGGCATGCTCGCTGAACACGCCGTCGGCGGCGCTAAGATTACTATACAGGACCAGGGAGCCATTGAGATAACGATAAAGGCGCGGTTGGAGACGGCTCTCCTGCGTGCTTCGAGGGAGGAATAG
- a CDS encoding HpcH/HpaI aldolase/citrate lyase family protein translates to MRATRSMLYIPADSPGMLQHAPVFGCDSILMDLEDAIAYTEKDSARRMAVWFLKEFDFKELFVTVRTNGADTKFFEDDIEAVIPCRPGAVRLPKCNSEEDIRYADEKISAVEMKNGMEIGTVKLHAMVETALGLENAFRIASASPRVTALTLGGQDFTADMGIQKTREGRELFYARGRIVAAAHAAGVASFDTVWTDLNDQEGLFLEAKEIVELGFTGKACIHPSQIATIHRAFMPAEKDLRKALRVVEAAEKAEREGKGVISVDGKMVDAPIVARSAHLLKLAELYGFDREAL, encoded by the coding sequence ATGAGGGCCACTCGTTCAATGCTCTATATCCCCGCCGACTCTCCGGGAATGCTCCAGCACGCGCCGGTATTCGGCTGCGACAGCATCCTGATGGACCTGGAGGACGCGATCGCCTATACGGAAAAGGACTCGGCGCGCCGGATGGCCGTCTGGTTCCTTAAAGAATTTGACTTCAAAGAGCTCTTTGTCACCGTGCGCACGAACGGCGCGGATACGAAGTTCTTTGAGGATGATATAGAGGCCGTGATTCCCTGCCGCCCCGGCGCGGTGCGTCTGCCGAAGTGCAACTCGGAGGAAGACATCCGATACGCGGATGAGAAAATTTCCGCGGTTGAGATGAAAAACGGGATGGAGATCGGCACCGTGAAACTGCACGCGATGGTGGAGACGGCTCTGGGTCTTGAGAACGCCTTCCGCATCGCCTCCGCCTCGCCGCGGGTTACGGCGCTGACGCTTGGCGGGCAGGACTTCACCGCCGATATGGGAATACAGAAGACGCGGGAGGGACGCGAGTTATTCTACGCGCGCGGACGCATAGTCGCCGCCGCCCACGCCGCGGGAGTCGCCTCATTCGATACCGTCTGGACGGACCTCAATGACCAGGAAGGGTTGTTTTTGGAGGCGAAAGAGATCGTCGAGCTAGGTTTCACAGGCAAAGCCTGTATCCACCCGAGCCAGATTGCGACGATACACAGGGCCTTCATGCCGGCGGAAAAAGATCTGCGTAAGGCGCTGCGCGTCGTCGAGGCGGCGGAGAAGGCCGAACGCGAGGGCAAGGGCGTTATCTCGGTGGACGGCAAAATGGTCGACGCCCCGATCGTCGCGCGTTCCGCGCATCTGTTGAAACTTGCCGAACTCTATGGCTTTGACAGGGAGGCGCTGTAA
- the citF gene encoding citrate lyase subunit alpha, whose amino-acid sequence MKTTVNSLGRIVPLEIPGVGSFASYTAPFDRISSLSGLCSGPRAIRAAVPCRDKRAASLRAAIERSGLCDGMTISFHHHLRNGDAVIPMVLAELEAMGFKNLTFAPSSIPDAHDCVADYIKSGLIGKLYTSGVRGRLGKLLSSGEVDIPVVIRSHGGRARAIEEGSIKIDVAFLAAPACDCLGNINGISGPSACGSLGYAITDARNAAHVIAVTDNLVEYPLTPKISIPQYLVDQVVVVDSIGDPAKIATGAARITRNPVDLRIAQDSFRLMKAAGIIEPGFSFQMGVGGASLAAAVYLEEYMSEKGIAGSFGLGGVGGYLAAMHDKGMFRTVFDVQSFDAVVTKSMIANPSHIEIDASWYANPFNAGALVNNLDCVILAALEVDTDFNVNVLTGNDGVLRGASGGHQDTAAGAKLSIIVCPSFRGGVPSIKDKVTTVTTPGETVGAIVTERGICINPRRPELLESALKAKLPVMEIAALKKEVEKLTGVPEPIEFNYDKLLAAVEYRDGTLIDGVYAAK is encoded by the coding sequence ATGAAGACGACGGTAAATTCACTCGGCAGGATAGTGCCGCTTGAAATCCCCGGCGTGGGGAGCTTCGCTTCCTACACCGCGCCATTTGATCGAATCTCATCGCTATCCGGCCTCTGCTCGGGGCCGCGGGCGATACGCGCGGCGGTCCCCTGCCGCGATAAGCGCGCCGCCTCACTGCGCGCGGCCATCGAACGGTCCGGCCTCTGCGACGGCATGACGATATCCTTCCATCACCATCTGCGCAACGGCGACGCCGTCATCCCGATGGTACTGGCGGAGCTAGAGGCGATGGGCTTCAAAAACCTCACCTTCGCGCCGAGCTCGATACCCGACGCTCACGACTGCGTGGCGGACTACATAAAAAGCGGCCTCATCGGTAAACTCTACACCTCCGGCGTCCGCGGCAGACTGGGCAAACTTTTATCCAGCGGCGAAGTCGACATCCCCGTGGTCATTCGCAGCCACGGCGGCCGCGCACGCGCCATCGAAGAAGGCTCGATCAAAATAGATGTCGCCTTCCTCGCGGCTCCCGCCTGCGACTGCCTGGGAAACATAAACGGCATCTCCGGCCCCTCCGCCTGCGGCTCCCTCGGCTACGCGATCACAGACGCGAGAAACGCCGCGCACGTAATAGCGGTGACCGACAACCTAGTCGAATACCCGCTGACGCCGAAAATATCAATTCCCCAATACCTCGTCGACCAGGTAGTAGTCGTAGACAGCATAGGCGACCCCGCAAAAATCGCCACCGGCGCGGCGCGCATCACACGCAACCCTGTAGACCTGCGCATAGCGCAGGACTCCTTCCGCCTCATGAAGGCGGCGGGCATAATAGAGCCGGGCTTCTCCTTCCAGATGGGAGTAGGCGGTGCGAGCCTTGCGGCGGCCGTCTACCTTGAAGAATACATGTCGGAAAAGGGCATAGCAGGCAGCTTCGGCCTCGGCGGAGTCGGTGGATACCTGGCGGCGATGCACGACAAAGGCATGTTCAGGACAGTATTTGACGTCCAGTCCTTTGACGCGGTAGTGACTAAGTCTATGATTGCCAACCCGAGCCACATAGAAATAGACGCCTCGTGGTACGCGAACCCCTTCAACGCGGGGGCGCTCGTCAACAACCTTGACTGCGTGATCCTTGCGGCGCTGGAAGTTGACACCGACTTCAACGTCAACGTCCTGACGGGCAACGATGGGGTACTGCGCGGAGCCTCCGGAGGTCACCAGGACACGGCGGCTGGGGCGAAACTCTCGATAATAGTCTGCCCCTCCTTCCGTGGAGGAGTACCGTCGATAAAAGACAAAGTGACGACCGTCACGACGCCGGGCGAGACCGTGGGAGCGATAGTGACGGAGCGGGGAATATGCATCAACCCGCGCCGTCCGGAACTGCTGGAATCAGCGCTCAAGGCGAAACTCCCCGTAATGGAAATCGCCGCCCTTAAAAAAGAGGTGGAAAAACTGACGGGAGTACCGGAGCCGATAGAATTCAACTATGACAAACTGCTTGCCGCGGTGGAATACCGCGACGGAACGCTGATAGACGGCGTATACGCCGCGAAATAA
- a CDS encoding GntR family transcriptional regulator: MSLADNIYYTLKNRILRGELRPGTALREEYLSDELQVSRTPLRKALTQLMAEGYLVKGKDRTLRIPQISEGELMDTLEARRLLEIASVERATLRAAKEDIDRIEHFIWDEEEAMRLHDNVLVSSLDRMFHNYLGQISGNRVYCDFISQVGYKISLFLALSNTLGEVINEALKEHRDILYAIKLRMPERAGTAMKLHLDNVEKRILESIRCEEERSNDSNEIPARRSRRNFPKVKA, translated from the coding sequence ATGAGCCTAGCTGATAATATTTATTACACACTAAAAAATAGAATTCTACGCGGAGAATTGCGTCCGGGTACGGCACTGAGAGAGGAGTACCTATCCGACGAACTGCAAGTCAGCCGAACTCCGCTGAGAAAAGCTCTTACCCAATTGATGGCCGAAGGATACTTAGTCAAAGGGAAAGATCGAACTCTTCGTATCCCGCAGATTTCCGAAGGCGAGCTGATGGATACGCTTGAGGCGAGGCGGCTGCTTGAGATCGCCTCGGTCGAGAGGGCCACGCTGCGCGCCGCGAAAGAGGACATTGACCGTATAGAACACTTCATTTGGGATGAGGAAGAGGCAATGAGACTCCACGATAATGTACTCGTCTCATCTCTGGACAGGATGTTTCATAATTATCTGGGGCAAATTTCCGGAAACAGGGTCTATTGCGATTTTATCTCGCAGGTCGGATATAAGATATCGCTGTTTTTAGCTCTCAGCAACACGCTGGGAGAGGTCATAAACGAGGCGTTGAAAGAACACCGGGATATACTTTACGCGATAAAGCTCAGAATGCCGGAACGTGCCGGCACTGCCATGAAGCTTCACCTGGATAATGTCGAAAAACGGATTCTTGAGAGCATCCGGTGCGAGGAGGAACGAAGTAATGATTCAAATGAAATACCGGCGCGGAGATCCAGGAGAAATTTTCCAAAGGTAAAGGCATAA
- a CDS encoding TRAP transporter large permease has translation MVAIFLLTTLFAFLLSGFPIGISTGIATALSMIIFTPDIPLQLIAQKAITALESFPLLAIPFFMFAGNLMGSGGISRRLVDLADSLVGTIAGGLALITTLASAFFAAISGSAPATVSAIGSIMIPEMKKRGYKSSFSTAVAACSGTIGVLIPPSIPFVVYSVVARTSIGDMFIAGIIPGLLFTAAIMITGYIISKKRGYVGKEETIAFPKALKESSWALMVPILILGGIYTGIFTPTEAAVAAIFYCIVIGKFIYKELTYRDIFECAKSAATLNGITMYGMGFAMAFGVFLALEMIPQLLLAQVMYATTNKIIILLILNVFFLCLGCFMDNIAATIILTPILLPLVTSIGMSPIQFGILLTVNLAVGFVTPPVGCNLNVASAISKEPIHVIAKEAMPFMLAMIFCLMLVTFVPEVSLALIGIFR, from the coding sequence ATGGTCGCCATCTTCCTTTTAACAACGCTGTTTGCCTTTTTATTAAGCGGATTCCCTATAGGAATTTCAACCGGGATCGCCACTGCGCTGTCCATGATTATATTCACACCGGATATTCCTCTACAACTTATAGCTCAAAAAGCAATCACCGCATTGGAGTCATTTCCTTTGCTTGCCATACCTTTCTTTATGTTCGCCGGAAATCTGATGGGCTCTGGCGGCATCTCGCGCCGCTTGGTCGACTTAGCAGACAGCCTCGTTGGTACGATAGCAGGTGGGCTAGCCTTGATCACCACGCTTGCAAGCGCATTTTTCGCCGCAATCTCAGGTTCCGCACCAGCAACGGTTTCCGCCATTGGATCAATTATGATTCCAGAAATGAAAAAACGCGGCTATAAATCTTCTTTTTCTACGGCTGTCGCCGCCTGCTCCGGTACAATTGGCGTATTAATACCTCCCAGTATTCCTTTTGTCGTCTATAGTGTTGTCGCAAGAACATCTATCGGAGACATGTTCATAGCCGGTATCATTCCAGGCCTGCTATTCACTGCGGCAATCATGATTACCGGATATATTATCTCAAAAAAACGCGGTTATGTGGGAAAAGAAGAAACTATCGCCTTCCCAAAAGCCTTAAAAGAATCTTCGTGGGCCCTGATGGTTCCGATTCTTATTCTCGGAGGCATTTACACCGGCATATTTACGCCGACAGAGGCAGCGGTAGCAGCCATCTTTTACTGTATCGTTATTGGGAAATTTATCTATAAGGAATTAACATACAGGGATATTTTTGAATGCGCTAAGTCTGCGGCGACATTAAATGGCATAACGATGTATGGCATGGGGTTCGCCATGGCCTTTGGCGTTTTTCTCGCCTTGGAGATGATACCGCAGCTATTATTAGCCCAAGTCATGTACGCTACAACAAATAAAATCATTATCCTGCTGATCTTAAACGTATTTTTCCTATGTTTGGGTTGTTTTATGGACAATATCGCAGCCACAATCATCCTGACACCAATTCTGCTCCCTCTTGTGACGTCAATAGGAATGAGCCCCATTCAGTTCGGGATATTGCTCACCGTCAATTTAGCCGTTGGTTTTGTAACTCCGCCAGTAGGATGTAACTTGAATGTGGCGTCAGCTATATCCAAGGAGCCTATACATGTCATTGCTAAAGAAGCAATGCCTTTTATGCTTGCAATGATATTCTGTCTGATGTTAGTCACATTTGTTCCTGAAGTGAGCCTTGCGTTGATCGGCATATTCAGATAA
- a CDS encoding TRAP transporter small permease — MLYFLDKINSKIEKFEEYFITYLLLIMSSVVFIQIIMRYVFNNSLSWSEELATYLMMWMTWIGASYGVKQNMHLRVTIFIDMLNGKIRDCAYIFIDVIWMIFSIYMVVMGIRVVKMSYAGYRVSPALQIPMYLIYSSVVVGCVLMCLSLITSIHKRYFEYKSLSGGGK; from the coding sequence ATGCTCTATTTTTTAGACAAAATAAATAGTAAAATTGAAAAATTTGAAGAATATTTTATCACTTACCTCCTGCTCATAATGTCGTCCGTCGTTTTTATACAAATAATAATGAGATATGTATTCAATAATTCCCTCTCCTGGTCGGAAGAACTAGCTACATACCTGATGATGTGGATGACATGGATCGGTGCCAGCTATGGGGTAAAGCAGAACATGCACCTGCGTGTAACGATATTTATTGACATGTTAAATGGTAAAATTCGAGACTGTGCCTATATCTTTATAGATGTAATCTGGATGATTTTTTCAATTTACATGGTTGTAATGGGAATACGCGTTGTAAAGATGTCATACGCAGGATATAGAGTCTCTCCTGCACTGCAGATACCTATGTACTTAATATACAGTTCTGTTGTAGTAGGATGTGTATTAATGTGTCTCAGTTTAATAACATCCATTCATAAACGTTACTTTGAATATAAGTCTCTGTCTGGAGGGGGAAAATAA
- a CDS encoding TRAP transporter substrate-binding protein, which yields MKIGKGLMVIFMVLLIAGTAFGAEEYQFKISSAMSSNFPPQKALEDFVKYLNTNSNGRIKASRYTDGQLGGILETLEAIQMGVVQMAMPVTSDLAGYSKKIQVLDLPFLFKDFNSMRKALDGPLGKEMEKIYESQGFKCFGYVPNGTRHISNSKRPINTPEDLKGLKIRVMQNPMHIAIFKTLGANPTPLSYSELYTALQQGVVDGQENAPAQVVDAKLHEVQKYYSLTGHLQSMICLLVSKKWYDALPQDLQKVFNNGIKEYEKNYVKLYFDYDNSCLDIMRKAGVKINELTDKQHQAFKDKSAPIYSDYKDVIGEDLVNLAISSSK from the coding sequence ATGAAAATAGGTAAGGGATTAATGGTAATTTTTATGGTGCTTCTTATTGCGGGGACGGCTTTTGGCGCAGAGGAATATCAGTTTAAAATTTCATCCGCCATGTCTTCGAATTTTCCCCCACAAAAGGCATTGGAGGACTTTGTAAAATACTTGAATACAAACTCTAATGGAAGGATCAAAGCTTCAAGATACACAGATGGACAGTTAGGCGGAATTCTAGAGACGCTCGAAGCAATTCAAATGGGCGTGGTACAGATGGCAATGCCAGTAACATCTGACCTAGCCGGCTACAGTAAAAAAATTCAAGTTTTGGATCTACCATTTTTATTTAAAGACTTCAACAGTATGAGAAAGGCTCTCGACGGCCCCTTAGGAAAAGAAATGGAAAAAATATACGAATCTCAAGGTTTTAAGTGTTTCGGATACGTTCCTAACGGTACTCGCCATATCTCAAACAGCAAAAGACCGATAAACACCCCCGAAGATCTTAAAGGACTAAAGATACGGGTAATGCAGAACCCTATGCATATAGCGATTTTTAAAACATTGGGTGCCAACCCCACCCCTCTAAGTTACTCAGAGCTTTATACGGCACTTCAGCAGGGAGTGGTAGACGGACAGGAAAACGCTCCCGCACAGGTAGTTGACGCTAAGCTGCACGAGGTACAAAAATACTACTCTCTTACCGGTCACCTGCAGAGTATGATCTGCCTGCTCGTAAGCAAAAAATGGTACGACGCGTTGCCACAGGATCTTCAAAAGGTATTTAATAACGGAATAAAAGAGTATGAGAAGAACTACGTCAAGCTATACTTTGATTACGATAACTCCTGCCTTGACATAATGAGAAAAGCAGGCGTAAAGATCAATGAGCTTACCGATAAACAACATCAGGCATTTAAAGATAAGTCTGCACCTATATACAGCGATTATAAGGATGTCATCGGAGAAGATCTCGTAAATCTGGCCATATCTTCTTCAAAGTAA